Genomic window (Polaribacter batillariae):
GCAAATCTTTAATTGCGTTTCTTTCTTGTTTTAAAGATAAAGTGGTATCTAATTGTTGTTGTGTGTATTTAGATTGTGCCGTTTCTAAATTTAAACGGGCATCTAAAATTTGTTCATTTACGCCAGAAGGATCTAATCTTCCAACATAATCTCCTTTTTTAACGATAGTTCCTTCTGGAATTAAATCTTGAATTTTAATATCTCGTAATTTAAATTTTCTTAGATTTTCTGGCCCATTAATATTTTTTAAACTTGTAGATTGGGCTTCGCCAGAGGTAATTACTTCGCTAATAAAATCTCCTTTTTTAACTTTTGAAGTTAAATATATTGTATCGTTTGAAGATGTAGAAAAATAACTATAAAGGGCATAAGTTACTAAAGCTAATAGCACAGTAATAATTGCAATACGTTTCTTGTTCATAATAATGGTTGATTGAAGAAAAACAAAGCTATAAAAAAAGAGTACTTTTGAAAGTACTCTTTATGTTAATAAAATTACAATTTTTTAAATATTTAGTTAATTTAAAATTGCATTAAAAATTTCATTAGGCCTCATTGCATTGTTTGCCAAGGCATCATTAGGTTTGTAATACCCTTGAATGTTAACAGGATTTCCTTGAATTTCGTTTAACTGATCTATAATTTTAGTCTCATTCTCTTGCAACTCTTTATATATTTTAGAGAATTCTTTACTTAATTCTACATCTTTTGTTTGGTTTGCTAAAGCTTTTGCCCAATATAATGCCAAATAGAAATGGCTTCCTCTGTTGTCTAATTCGCCCACTTTTCTTGAAGGAGATTTTTTATTATCTAAGAAAGTGTCTGTAGCATCGTCTAACGTTTCGCTTAAAATAAGGGCTTTTGGGTTGTTTTGTGTATTTCCTAAATGCTCTAAAGAAACGGCTAAGGCTAAAAATTCTCCTAAAGAATCCCATCTTAAATGGTTTTCTTCTAAAAATTGTTGCACGTGTTTTGGAGCAGAACCTCCAGCACCCGTTTCAAATAACCCACCACCATTCATTAAAGGAACAATCGACAACATTTTTGCAGAAGTACCTACCTCTAAAATTGGGAATAAATCTGTTAAATAATCGCGTAAAACATTTCCTGAAACAGAAATGGTGTCTTCTCCTTTAATAATTCTATTTAATGTAAAATTGGTTGCTTCAATAGGAGCTAAAATTCGAATATCTAAACCAGAAGTATCGTGATTTGGCAAATAAGTATTTACTTTTTTAATAATTTCGGCATCATGTGCTCTGTTTTTATCTAACCAAAAAACAGCAGGAGTTTTAGAAGCTCTTGCTCTTGTTACGGCTAATTTTACCCAGTCTTGTATGGGAGCATCTTTTGTTTGACACATTCTCCAAATATCTCCAGTTTCTACATGGTGTTGCATTAATGTATTTCCATCTGCATCTACAACTACAACTTTTCCATCTCTATTGATTTCGAAAGTTTTGTCATGAGAACCATATTCTTCTGCTTTTTGAGCCATTAAACCAACATTAGGAACTGTACCCATTGTGGTTGGATCGAAAGCACCATTCTTTTTACAAAAATCGATGGTTGCAGTATAAATTCCTGCATAAGAACTATCTGGAATAATTGCTTTGGTATCTTGTAATTTTCCTTCTGCATTCCACATTTGTCCAGAAGTACGAATCATTGCTGGCATAGACGCATCAATAATTACATCGCTAGGAACATGTAAATTGGTAATTCCTTTGTCGGAATTTACCATGGCAACAGCGGGTCTTTTTTTATAAACTTCGGCAATATCCGATAAAATTTCTGCTTTTTTTTCTGGAGATAATTCTTCTAAATTTCTTAATAAATTTCCAAAACCATTATTTACATCTACACCAATTTCTTCTAAAGTGTTACCATGCTTATCAAAAATATCTTTAAAAAATATACGAACTGCATGTCCAAAAATAATTGGGTCAGAAACCTTCATCATCGTTGCTTTCATATGTAATGAAAGTAAAACATCTTTTTCTTTAGCGTCTGCAATTTCTCTTTCTAAAAAATTAACCAATGCTTTTTTACTCATTACAGTGGCATCGATAATTTCTCCTTCTAAAAGAGAAAGATTGTCTTTTAAAACTGTTTTTTCTCCATTTTCTGCAATATGTTGTATGCTTACTGTCGTTGCTTTTGGTAGTGTTACAGATAACTCATTGTGGGCAAAATCGCCTTCTGCCATCGTTGCAACATGTGTTTTTGAGTCTGAAGACCAAACTCCCATAGAATGCGGATTTTTACGAGCATAATTTTTTACTGCTTTTGGAGCTCTTCTGTCGGAATTTCCTTCGCGTAAAACTGGGTTTACAGCAGAACCTTTTACTTTGTTGTATAAAGCCAATACCTTTTTCTCTTCGGCAGTATTTGCTTCTTCTGGATAATCTGGCAGTGCATAACCTAAAGCTTGCAATTCTTTTATAGCATCATTTAACTGTGGTACAGATGCACTAATATTAGGCAACTTTATAATGTTTGTATCTGGTAATTTTGCCAAATTGCCTAATTGAGCCAAGGCGTCTTCAACTTTTTGATCTTCTGTTAAGTATTCAGAAAAATTAGCTAAAATTCTTGCAGCTAAAGAAATATCTTTTACTTCAATTTCGATGTTAGAAGATTTTGTAAAAGCTTCTACAATTGGTAAAAAAGAACGTGTGGCCAAAGCAGGTGCTTCGTCTGTTTTTGTGTATATAATCTTAGCTATTTTGCTCATGTAAATTGTGTTTTAAGTAATTGTACTAATGGAATAACTTCCTTAATGAAGAATCATTATTTTTGAAAGCGAGCAAATTTAAGAATTTTTGTTGAGTATTTTATTGGTAAAATGTGATTAATTAGCGAGTTTTATTGCAGAATTAGCAATTTTTGAAATCGATTTCGTTAAAGTTAAAAATAAAAGCCATATCAAACAATTTCTTGTTGCGATATGGCTTCTTCGAAATAGTTTTAAGTACTGTTTTGTATTGGTACAAAACAAATAAAACAAATGTTTTATATTTCCTTAACCCTGAATTATGCAATAGATGATTTAAAATTTTGTATAAACGCTTATGATTATTAGCTTTATAGCGAATTTAACACATAACCCAAATGGTTAATCTCCCTATTGAGTATTCAAGTAAGAAAGTCACCCCTTTTGGAGGGATGAGCTTAATGAAGCGTTTTATTGATCAAACAGAAATTAGAGAACAACTAGCACAATTAGATTTACCTCAACCAAGCTCTAATGCAGGTTATAATCCTGCACATATAACTGAAGCTTTTTGGTTGAGTATTTGGACAGGAGCTTCTCGTTATATCCATTGTGATTGGTTACGTTATGATAGCACATTGCAAGATATTTTTGGATGGAATCGTATGCCATCACAAAGTACCTATAGTCGTTTTTTTGGCAAGTTTTCTCAAAAGCGCAATACAGAAGTATTTCCAAAGTTGCAACATTGGTTTTTCAAGCAATTAGATGTTGACAACTTAACTATAGATTTTGATAGCACAGTTATTACAAGATATGGAGAGCAACAAGGTAGCGCAAAAGGTTATAATCCCAATAAAAAAGGCAGGAACTCACATCACCCATTAATGGCCTTTGTAAGCCAAACCAGAATGGTTGCCAATGCTTGGTTAAGACCAGGCAATACAGCAGATAGTAGTAGCTGTAAAGAGTTTATGGAAGAAACCTTCAATGAAGCTTTAAAGGACAAAAGAGTTGGTTTAGTTCGTGCAGATAGTGGTTTTTACACACAAGATTTATTAGATTATCTAGAAGGCAAACAACTCAATTACATTATGGCAGCACGTATGTACCCAAATATAAAAAATGCAGTTTGGGGTTTGGATAATTGGATAGAACTCACAAAAGGAATTGAGCTTAATGAGATGATTTTTAACCATACAGATGGTAAGTCAAGGCGCTATATTGTCATAAAAAAGAAAGTAGAAGATCGTCCAAAAGCAGCTGGAAAATTACTTTTTGATGATCTGCCTGGTTATCGTTTTAGTTGCTATGTAACCAATCTAGATTTACCGCTAGACCAAGTTTGGAATATCTACAACACCAGAGCTGATTGTGAAAACAGAATCAAAGAACTCAAAGAAGACTTTGGATTAGATAACTTTTGTTTAAAGGATTTTTGGGCAACTGAGGCTTCCTTTAGATTCATTATGGTGGCTTATAACCTAATGAGTTTGTTTAGACATTTTGCCTTAAATCATCATAATCGAGCAACTTTAAAAACCCTAAAAGTCTATTGCTTTGCATTAGGAGCTTGGACAGTAAATCATGCTAACAGAAAGGTCTTAAAGATTGCTTTAAACACTAAAAAAAGACCTTGGATGGATGGCTTATTCTCCCAAATTAATGATTTAAGTCCTCCTTTTGTGTATTCCTAATGCATAATGCGGGTTAAAAAGGAAATTGCTATCTGCTATTTCAGTTTTTGAAACATCCTTAATGTTATAGAAGCATTCTACTTTTATAAAATTTTTATCGATGTTTCTATTGTTTTAAAAAAATAAAACTTAAACTAAGAATACATTTTAGTAGATAATTTTAAAATATACGTTATAAATTCTGTGCGTTAAGAAGTAAGCTTACGCTACTAATTTCTTAGCAATTCTAAAATAAACGCAGTTGTCTTTGTTATTTTTTAGAATGTTTCTTTTTTAAACTACCTAATTATAATGATTTAAAATACCTGAATTGAATCTTAATATTCGATTAATTTTTAGAAAAACAATATGTAAAGAACGTTACTTTAAGTATTTACTTTTAATTTTTTTATGAGCTTTTGTAAACTTATCGTTTAATTAGTTAGTAAATGCTATGGTAAATATAGTTTCAATTTTAAAACTTGCAAATTTTTTAACCATTTAGAAATCAACACAATATTAACTATAGTTATAAACATTTGTTTAAAAGATAAATTCTTGTGATTTTTCTTCACAAGATTTCAACTGAAATGGTTATCCCAAAAAGGCATCTAAAAAAAAGCGTTGTGAATTTTCACAACGCTTTTTAATACTTTTATTTGAAAGAGATTATCTTCTTTTTTCAGTAATTCTAGCTTTCTTACCAGTAAGACCTCTAAAGTAGAAAATACGAGCTCTACGTACCTTACCTCTTTTGTTCACTTCAATTTTTTGAATAGAAGGTAGGTTTACAGGGAAAATTCTTTCTACCCCCACAGTACCAGACATTTTTCTGATAGTAAACGTTTCAGAAAGACCGGTTCCTCTTCTTTGAATAACAACACCTCTAAAGAACTGAGTTCTTACTTTTTCTCCCTCTTTAATTTCGTAATACACAGTAATTGTATCACCAGCAGAAAATTCTGCAAATTCTTTTTTTGTTACAAATTCGTCTTGTACAAATTTTATTAAAGCTTCCATATTAAATATTTATGATTTTGTAAAGCAACATTCACGATTTTTTCGTCAGAGGTTAATTTAGCGGTTGCAAAAGTAGTAATTATTTTTAGTTCGTAAAAACTAATTTTTAATTAATTTTTAGGTTGATAGTCAGTACAATAGAAAACCCAAAATTTTCTACTCTCTTTGCCATTAATTTTAATGATAATTGGTTCTAATTCAGCAACATTTTTAAAGTAAGCTTTTAATAAAGGATCGATGGTTCCTAATCGATTTTTATCTTTAAAACGTTTATCAGAATCTATAAAAATAGCATTTTTTCCTTTTAAGGTAGATAAGTCGTCTCCTAAATAATCGAAATGCAAAGCAGGCAAACCTATGATGTTTTGTGCATACACTTTATCTTCCATAAAAAACTTTAAACAAGCAGAAGTTTTATAATTGTCGTTAGAAAAAATAAATGTGTTTGGGTATTTTTCTTGTAATTCTTCGGTTTCAATAGCCAATTCTTTCCAACCCACCCAAGTATCATCGCTTTTAATAGGCACTAAATAAAAGAGAATTTGCAAACTTACCAAAACATGAAAAATAATAGATATTATAATTTGAGCCTTTAATAATTTTTGATTGATAAACATGCCCGCAATTATAATTCCTGTGATGTAAGAAGGCATCATCCAATTTAATTTTACCCAATAAATAGGAGTGAGGGCAAAAAAACCAACAAATGTTGGAACGAAAAAGGCTAATAAAAATAAAGTTTTCGCCTGCGGAATTTTAAATTTTAGCAAGGCTCTTTTAATGTATTTAAAAGTGAAAGTAATTATCACTAAAAATAAAACAGGTAATAATAAAAATAGTTGATGACCAATGGCACCAAAGAAGTTTTTAGGAGAAATTTCAAACTTACTGATAGAACTTGTTCTTGCAGAAGATTGAAAAGCAAACGAAGCAAATTCGTTTTGATAATTCCAGTACCAAACAGGAAAAGTAACTGCTACAGAAATAATTATAGAAATCCAAACCCAAGGAGAAATTAATAATTTTCTGTATTTATTGGAGAATAGTAAGAAAGCGAACAAACCAAATTGTAATAAAATTGCGGTGTATTTACTGTTGAAAGCCAACCCCATTGCAATTCCACCCAAAATCCAAAACCATTTTTTCTCTTCGAAAATGGCTTTGTACAAGCAGGTTAAACTTAAGGTCCAGAATAATAATAGTGGAACATCTGGTGTAGAATTGAAAGAAAGTATGGAAACAAAAATGCTAGATGCAAATAATAACAAGGCTCTTTGCTGTTTTCTTTTAGACAAAAAATAACTCGCTAATTTGTAAAAACTGAATATAGTTAAAGATGTAATTACAAAATCGGCAAATTTTACCACAAAAACAGAATCGCCAAATGTATCTGTAAAGGCTCTTA
Coding sequences:
- a CDS encoding NADP-dependent isocitrate dehydrogenase, coding for MSKIAKIIYTKTDEAPALATRSFLPIVEAFTKSSNIEIEVKDISLAARILANFSEYLTEDQKVEDALAQLGNLAKLPDTNIIKLPNISASVPQLNDAIKELQALGYALPDYPEEANTAEEKKVLALYNKVKGSAVNPVLREGNSDRRAPKAVKNYARKNPHSMGVWSSDSKTHVATMAEGDFAHNELSVTLPKATTVSIQHIAENGEKTVLKDNLSLLEGEIIDATVMSKKALVNFLEREIADAKEKDVLLSLHMKATMMKVSDPIIFGHAVRIFFKDIFDKHGNTLEEIGVDVNNGFGNLLRNLEELSPEKKAEILSDIAEVYKKRPAVAMVNSDKGITNLHVPSDVIIDASMPAMIRTSGQMWNAEGKLQDTKAIIPDSSYAGIYTATIDFCKKNGAFDPTTMGTVPNVGLMAQKAEEYGSHDKTFEINRDGKVVVVDADGNTLMQHHVETGDIWRMCQTKDAPIQDWVKLAVTRARASKTPAVFWLDKNRAHDAEIIKKVNTYLPNHDTSGLDIRILAPIEATNFTLNRIIKGEDTISVSGNVLRDYLTDLFPILEVGTSAKMLSIVPLMNGGGLFETGAGGSAPKHVQQFLEENHLRWDSLGEFLALAVSLEHLGNTQNNPKALILSETLDDATDTFLDNKKSPSRKVGELDNRGSHFYLALYWAKALANQTKDVELSKEFSKIYKELQENETKIIDQLNEIQGNPVNIQGYYKPNDALANNAMRPNEIFNAILN
- a CDS encoding IS1380 family transposase; translation: MVNLPIEYSSKKVTPFGGMSLMKRFIDQTEIREQLAQLDLPQPSSNAGYNPAHITEAFWLSIWTGASRYIHCDWLRYDSTLQDIFGWNRMPSQSTYSRFFGKFSQKRNTEVFPKLQHWFFKQLDVDNLTIDFDSTVITRYGEQQGSAKGYNPNKKGRNSHHPLMAFVSQTRMVANAWLRPGNTADSSSCKEFMEETFNEALKDKRVGLVRADSGFYTQDLLDYLEGKQLNYIMAARMYPNIKNAVWGLDNWIELTKGIELNEMIFNHTDGKSRRYIVIKKKVEDRPKAAGKLLFDDLPGYRFSCYVTNLDLPLDQVWNIYNTRADCENRIKELKEDFGLDNFCLKDFWATEASFRFIMVAYNLMSLFRHFALNHHNRATLKTLKVYCFALGAWTVNHANRKVLKIALNTKKRPWMDGLFSQINDLSPPFVYS
- the rplS gene encoding 50S ribosomal protein L19, translating into MEALIKFVQDEFVTKKEFAEFSAGDTITVYYEIKEGEKVRTQFFRGVVIQRRGTGLSETFTIRKMSGTVGVERIFPVNLPSIQKIEVNKRGKVRRARIFYFRGLTGKKARITEKRR
- a CDS encoding glycosyltransferase family 39 protein, with product MSSVQKITTYFKENKAIRWVLGFQLFRLILLPFMGLMPQDAYYYLYGQNLSLSYFDHPGMIGYILRAFTDTFGDSVFVVKFADFVITSLTIFSFYKLASYFLSKRKQQRALLLFASSIFVSILSFNSTPDVPLLLFWTLSLTCLYKAIFEEKKWFWILGGIAMGLAFNSKYTAILLQFGLFAFLLFSNKYRKLLISPWVWISIIISVAVTFPVWYWNYQNEFASFAFQSSARTSSISKFEISPKNFFGAIGHQLFLLLPVLFLVIITFTFKYIKRALLKFKIPQAKTLFLLAFFVPTFVGFFALTPIYWVKLNWMMPSYITGIIIAGMFINQKLLKAQIIISIIFHVLVSLQILFYLVPIKSDDTWVGWKELAIETEELQEKYPNTFIFSNDNYKTSACLKFFMEDKVYAQNIIGLPALHFDYLGDDLSTLKGKNAIFIDSDKRFKDKNRLGTIDPLLKAYFKNVAELEPIIIKINGKESRKFWVFYCTDYQPKN